From Epinephelus lanceolatus isolate andai-2023 chromosome 23, ASM4190304v1, whole genome shotgun sequence:
CACGACAACTGCTGAAACCCAGAGCGAGATCTCCGCCCCCACGCGCTGACACAACACTGAACTGAACACATCATCATTGtcgccaccaccaccatcatcttcatcatcgcCATCTCCGTGCTGAGTCAGCTCATCTTATTTCTGTTCAGGGTGGAAAAAAGAAACTGCTGACAAACGCAAAGAAACTGGTAAAGTTTTCAGTGTCTTTGAGCTGATAGTTTTAGTTTTCATCTCTGATAAAGTCATTGTGCACCCCCTGCTCAGCAGTGAACCGCAGAGAAACACAAGCGCCTTACTGCTGCAACGAAGCGGCGGCATCATGTTGCCCCAGTGTgagattttagacagcatgcctgTTGACATGCTTTTAAACCAGCCGCCGGCCATTTGACCAGCAAGAGTGTCAGGTGAccccatcagccggcttgagtcaagctcagaccgtCCAGTTCACACCTCTGACACTTGTCTCTGATCCCTCTGGAGAGCTTTGTTAAAATTCTTAAAACTAAGGAACTCAAAAGCATTGGgctttgtcactgtttttaaatcagaTGTTACACATCTTTTAATCTATCCctgataattttatttttatttattctacgattgttatttctttttattactGTTTGTACTAGGCCTATAAAATTCTGCTGCCTCTTGGCCAGGTCGCTTTTGAAAAAGAGATTCTATATCTCAATAAGctttacctggttaaataaaggtaaaaaaaaaaaagttctaaaacagtttcatctcatcatcaatctttggtctgaactaaGCTTTACAAAGATGTTGATTTGACTGTGTCACTACCTTTGCTCCAGGCTTCAAGGTGACACAACTCTGACCTCCCATTCCTTGATCGTACCTTTTATATAGAACAGTGAGGCGGAGTAACAGCGCATCATTTCTGACTTAAACAGATGGTGTAAATTGGGCTACAGTTTGATACCAGCTGGAACATAgtggaacatttagcagctaaagagacagatgtttccctcaggagctggtggagaccaaaaacagagtgAACAGAGAGAATATTGGACTGACATCAATCAGGTGACACAacagccctttttagacaggagttgtgcaaatttacaggaaagcccaatcagtgttttttcagcattggccgtataaaaacaaaatcgggaagtgcagcaaaatgccgcctacctacttttgtttatacagaatgtgcctttttcggggcaatggggggcgtgagcaagtaacaaaacgtgtagctcagcgtgtgacgtaaacagtgacgtgggagggaagccgcggctggtcagtccttcggcgattctctcgtaagtcggcccgttcttcaccgtccccgtcatctgacggttaatggcctcttcgtttgcgaggacaaggagggcgcgcaattccttgtctccccagttgctcatctttacagtgtctgtcaggtttgtgtttccctcttgctactagctgctcgctaattcctgctatcagctgtttcctgtttatccaccgccagtggctcgcacgtgcggcgtcatcaacagctcctcccacaagtcttcaacagctcctcccgttgcagaaggccgcctcggtctgtttaaactaaaagggttccaccaatatgtctaccctacgaggaggaaaattgggcaccttggatcaactcgccaatccggctctgtgtgtctaaacgctcgcagcttgccagcaaatcATGAatcatcatgttgatctgtaACTGTTGGATGTGGAAGTCAGCATCAGCAGACTCATTTTCATAATCGTCACAAGGAGCAGGCACGCCACAAAGCAACGAGCTAGTTTTTACCtcagcagctggaaatattctTATTAATTTGATTCTATCGGGAGGAAAAATGATTTATTCGGACTAAAACTGACTACGACCTGAAGCTCCAgaaaatacaccccaccaaaggtgagccctcctcagCTGCGGAGGTCGGCTGTAGTCctgcactggctaaacaacccaaaCTGGATGTGAAcggtggacagctgcagacacagagaagtGATCAAGCTTGTGGATGAAATGTCGCTCCATGAGTGACTCTCCGTCTGTCAGGCAGATCTTTGGGAAAATacagctcacattcacacagagacacatctgttggcagggagtaatgaGTAAAGTAATCTAAGTACTTTTGAAAAGAGCAATGAGTAATGtgttacatttttagagtaaggAACCAAACACTGTCAATGGTCCCAACAAACTAACACCAACAGTGAAACAGCCTGATTCTGTCGTTAAACCCGCTAATAATCGTTAGCTAACtgtagccatgtgatgctaacagttagctctgtGTGTGCGGGCGGGGAGCggaacattgatcatcttgttacaatgcaatgctcCCCTGGGGTTCTTTTGGTCCAGAAATTCATGAGGATGCTACTTGATGCGCTCGACCCACCTGAACACCTCTGCAGATCAGGTATCTCTCCTCATGGCTGCAGGACTCCCTGATgtcagtggccccccagcaggacaatgcaccatgctacaCTGCAGACTGCTCAGGAGTGGTccgaggaacatgacaaaagcaaaaggcatcaacctggcctccgaattccccagatccaaatctgatcaagcatccatgggacatgctggtacctCAGAGGTACCCCTAATCTACAGTGGGGCCTCTCTGGATCTGACTTGTGTCTGACACATGACTGGTGCTGGCTTCAGATCCTTTGAGACCTGtcagttgtgaggtggggtTGGTCGTCCCAAGATGCTCAGTCAGATTGGGGTGTGGGAGATTCAGAGGCCAGGAcaacaccttgagctttttgtcatgttcgtcaggtcattcctgagcagtgtttgtggtgtggcatggtgcatttttCCACTGCCATCAGAGAGTGTTGTTGCcatagcatccacatgaatgccactGACCTGAGTCAAGTGAAACAGAATTAAATGTTGTATCAGGATTAACTGTTTAACTTCCACCCAGTGCTCTGCTCTCTTGTGGCATAAAAGTTGAACACCTAACACCTGAAAACTGAAAGACTCAAGTATACTGAAGCAACATGAGATTCAAATGCACCGTCAGTGACTCAGCTGGTTGAGTTAACAGTAGAAAACTGTGTCTAATTCACTGTGAGGTCAGACTGTAGTGAAGCTGCGTTCAGTTGCTGCATCATGCAGCTGCAGGACAGTTAAAAACTAACTGCTGCTAAAACCACAATAACTCTGctttacattttctttattcaacatttttacagtagCTGTTCAGAGTACACATCTGTGGACATGCtgcaggggtcagaggtcacgggTCAGTGATGGAATTACTTAATCTGATGGAGTGTGTGATGTGTTAATAGGTGGGAAATTCAACCCTCCACCACACAGAAGaggatgtggtgtgtgtgtgtgtgtgtgtgtgtgtgagtgagtttaTGTTGACGGTTGGCCCACAGGAAAAAACTGCTTGGTTCTAGACTTCtaggaaatacacacacacacacacacacacacacacacacacacaaagaggtgATTAAGGTTTTAAATGTAGAAGACAGCCACTTCATTCCAGTTAATTAACGTTTCCCTAGAAAGGCAACTgccaacgtgtgtgtgtgtgtgtgtgtgtgtgtgtgtgtgtcagactaGCAGAACTGATTCTTCTGTTGCACCACAGGTAAACTAAAATGCTACTGATGCATTTTAGTTTTCCATTATGAAATCAGTTACACAGATCCTTGACACAGGATTTCAGTACACGCAAGAAATAAGacgtttgattttatttaaataaaacaactcgtctttagaaataaaaataaacacctttttttttttcttacaacgTGATTGTGAATTTGAAGCTGCACCGTGTGAACTTTCTCTTCAGGTATTTGTTTGCTGTAAGGCTTTACAAAACGGTATGTTGAGGTTTCTATGCCCTTCACGCTGGCGATAGCCATGGTCACAGGCATTATGTCTGCAGGCTGTCTGTACGTACATACTATTTATTGAACATGATGTCTCAAGAGGGCCCTGAGAGATTTTCCTCAAATGAGGTGCAAACGTCCACATGGACTTAGAGATGAAcccattagattttggtggtcaaaggtcaaggtcactgtgggcTGAGGGGGTGATGGGCCCTGAGCGTGCTGATCCCTGGCATTACAGacgtctcatttttgtgaacgcTATGTCTCAATctcaaaatttggcacaaacgtccattagTTTTTGGCCACAACTCAAAAATTCATATGGTAACATTCCACACagatgtctaacaggataaaatgacaaagtgatggcattttatatccaaaaggtcaaaggtcagcctcactgtgacatcatcatgttctgcataGAACACTTTTACGGtgattactcaacatcatatttcaggaacagaaggggagacatttggtcagatactaaattggtgactctaatcttctAATCTGCCGGGTTGAAGACAGatgtgaagcatccacgtttTAGAAAATGTCACTTCTTTGTCATTGCtacatgagtctggacagacatggatgtaaactgcaacatGGCAAGTTGTTTTTTAGTTAATCATCATTGCGTTTTCAGCAGCCTTTTAGCCACCAGATGTGGGGTGTTTTACTGACCTGTTGCTGTGGTTCCACtgaggatagtgccacgaaaagcatttgtttttttttaaccaagacatcaTTGCTTTTActgctgggattgtgccccAAAGACCAGGTATTTTGAGGGATAACATGATCTATTCCAAACcacaaccaagtggtttttgtagggctgtaccctaatagtcgaccaaaaattagtcgaccagaaaagaaaaaaaaaatccctagaAATGATTTTTCTATTCATACTAATGGCATTTCTGCCCACAGTGATGATTCAGGTTTCGCTGTGCGCCTTGTGGTGGCGTTTCCACCAGGAGTGACGAGGCAGCGATGGTTCTCCTTCCTGCTGTGATGACATCGCTGACTTTCAACAGTAACACTTTTACCTCAAATGGTAATATTTCCACCTGTGTCGCGGCATCTCTGCCCACAGCCATTAACGCACTCGCAGCTGCAGTTATGTTTCCACACTAGGGTTAACTGAAGTATGTGGACAAATAAActacacataaaaaaaagtgaaactctatcaggagctgcaccttgtcaacataaatccaaacctatatgactggagcatgtgtgagtttactttgaaaggacagacagaggaagtgtccacgctcagcagtcagacaggagtcaggttaatttccagggctggtacctgcggttattccacaggctagttaataacatgtcgggcaggaaatccaaagtgtgggatcattttgagaaggtgaaggacgaacccaaggtgatatgtaaactcatcttcattggtcgactacaaacatgacgtatcatctgaaacatggaagtagctacatgcccattagcccacagcgtcattaacaggcggctcgctcagtgtgtgacgtgcacttggagataaaatataggcctatattaatgaaggttcattagtacggtttgtatttctctgtaatgtagcacagtgttaacaatgttactgatactattctttctcacaccttcaactcaaaccaccaaaatatatcatttaatcattacattcatatcagaaacatgcaggagactagtccactgatggaccacagcattgttgaaaggtaaagacattttcagtgtatctgctacataataacatgaaaatgtcaaatatctgtgactgcagaaacgtacaatactgacatttattctggtgatggTTTGAATGGCCACTGCTGTCCATCTATTCATATTTCATCACCTAATATTTTACATTACGCAGATGATACACATTTCTATTGTTTAGCCAGATGTCCCCAAATTGTTAAATGCTCTTATTTCATTGACATTAATATTTGGATGAGTTGCAAACCAAATGAGTCAAATGAGTCGCTGCTTGTAATGTTATTTTTGCTTATGATTTCCTTAATTCTGCTTAACTTTGTACTTTAATTAGGATTGTAGCAGAAAATCAATAATATACAATTAAAGATTATTAGGTTTTGCTGACTATTATCATAATCAGTATTGTTTACTTTAACTGCTGTCCATCTATATTTATTAAATCACGTAATATCATacattatgcagatgacacacagttttatatttctgtttagCCAGATGACTATAGATTCTTCAAAGCTCTTATTTAACTGACATTAATATTTGGATGTGTAGAAGTTTTTGCAAACCAGATAACTCAAGTGAGACACTGCACACAATGTTATGTCTTACgtttgctctttttttctttattttatttaatttactttCTTTAATGGCACATACTGTGTACGTGTGCAGTTTAAGACTCTTCTTTTTCAAACTGATTTCTGGTGAAGATGTGTCATATAATTCAGGGGAATTTGACACCAgtaacagaaacagagacaaaccTCCCCCATTATATGGTGTTATTCCTGTTGTCACCATGAGCACTCAGTAACAGTGGCGAGCTTGGAAAATTCAAACGGCGCTAGCTTTACTTTAACCATGTATTGTGTAGCTATATTAtatgaaaaatattattatGTAACAATTTAAAATTCTAATACTCATATAGAGTTAAAATGGAAGGCCAAAATTACTTTATTGGGGAATCCCTAGAAATGATTTTTCTATTCATACTAATGGCATTTCTGCCCGCAGTGATGATTCAGGTTTCGCTGTACGCCTTGTGGTGGCGTTTCCACCAGCAGTGACGAGGCAGCGATGGTTCTCCTTCCTGCTGTGATGACATCTCTGACTTTCAGCAGTAACACTTTTACCTCAAGCGGTGATATTTCCACCTGTGTCGCGACATCTCTGCACACAGCCATTAACGTATTTCTCCTGGCTGCTGTCATGTTTCTACACTAGGGTTAATTAAAAAATTtggacaaataaaaatatacgTGAAAGTCAAAACatataatcattataaaatcatTACACTGCCACAATATCCTCCACTCTTCAGATTTCAGCCCTTCCACCAGATATTAAACCTGCTGTTGGGATTCATTCCCATTCAGATAGGTTAGTGAGGCCCAACACTGATGTTGGCCATCAGGTTAAGCTCACTGTCAGTGAATTTCAGTTCATCCCAAAGATGTTAGATGGGGTTGAGATCAGATTCTTCCACATCAAAGTGGGAAAACCAGGAAACACAAACTGGAAGAACACTGTTGCCTTAAACAGTAGCTCACTAACCTTTTGGCTCGTGACACATTAATACCACTAATGTCTACTCACAACCTCTCATCACAAGATGCTCGTGTGTTTTTACTGTGGAACTTAGATTGTGTTGTTTGAAACTTAAAGGCCTGAAGCGGTGAAACTTTCTGGTATTTCAcaagaaaacagtaaaaagacaGTTCGAACAGTCCAAAACAAAAAGTGTAATTTTTtgtggaaatttttttttttttttttctgaccctGGTAAATATTCTGTGACCCTCTGGGTGTCCTgacccccaggttgggaaccagtggtcTAAAATATCATTGTGTGCTGAAGCATTAAGATTCCCTTCGCTGGAACCAACCGGCCAAGTTAAGTTCTTCCATAACAAACTGgagaaaaacatttctttatgcTTTGTGCACAGAGTTGTTGTAATGTCTAAAATGTCAGATTATAAGTTTACGTGTCCTCACACTTTGGGCCATATAATGATGCAGTGATGAGATCTGCTTttacaacccggtctcactctgaggtCATTGAATACCAATGCTTGGGCAGTTAcatctggcatcagacaccaatgaaaaaagctgtcctttcacatcagtaTGATACGTGGCCAGAAAGGGGGAAACACAGTGTGACAACAACGTAAGCTGAGGGGGCGACAAGCCCAAGAAGGGTGGGCGgaaggagtggtggatgggtccaacaaccacagaccTTCACCCATGAGGCCGGTGTCTGCTTCCTTTATGATTACTAAtgtgcattcattaatatgtttgaccacaaggtggccgctctgcagtgggctatttatgatgTTTTGGTTCTTAAACATGCAgcgttggtggtgaaagcaaacaaatttcTTCATTAACTATTAAATCTGctattttcctctgagactttTGCTTTTGTGGATTTAGAATCCACAGCTAGTGTCGCTAGAGAGACTCAAGTAGCCACTGCTGTTGAGGCTCTGCAAAACTTTTGAGAAAAAGGGCGCCAGGTTGTGGACAAACTACACATTTTAGTCGACAAAATGTTGAAATTGAAAGTGTGGGCTACACATTCTTACGGTTGAAGAATAGAAGAATCAATATGGGCCTACCAAGAATGGTAAATCAAACTaagaatgttaaaaaaatgtctgtttatgtccatatatttttttgtctgactGCTTTGATCGACTGCTAACGTGAAGCTTAAGTTATGGACAAATCACGAGTGTCTTGACGACCACAAAAGGATGCCCCATCCCATGCAAGAAAAATCACCAGAGCAGGAGACGGAATATTTGAAATGTCCGGCAACTCTCATCATGTCTGTTTATGTAAACGTTTGCATTCACGACTACCAGTGACGCATCTTTATCGATCGTTCCATTTCATAGGAGACAATATCAACCAATGACCTTTGTAACTCTCTTCTGAGGAACTCGAAAACGAGAGGCAAAAATAAGACATGCAGTTGGGTCACAGAGTagtgagggttttttttcccctgatttTACTACACTTTACTAATGCAGCATGTAAAGATCAGAACTTTGGGGGTCCACACACCTTCAGAGTGAGAGTAAATTATAGCCCACCCTGTGGCTCTTTAGCCACAAGGTGGGCTGCGTCTTTCCACTCTCTTGTAGAGATGACTGAGTAATTTCTCATTTTTGACGTCATGACACACTTCAGTCCTCACGTAATGGAGCATTTGTTTCAGATGGTGTGATGATATCTCTGCAGCTTGATTTACCCAACACAAATCTCACAGCATGCAATCACACGGCTCGACCAGATATAGCATTAAAATGTTgcaaacacattaatgcatcactcacaacaaattaaaacacataaaataacaacaataatactaataataataatgcaggAGCCATTCTGGTGCATAATAAGTACTTTTCCTTTTAAGGATGTGATGCTGACAAACCTTCTAGACTTCAACAGGCTACAGTTTAGCATACATGACTTTTACTTCCATCGGAGTATATTAATTTTCAATCAGAATACGTCTTGTACCACAGGAAGCCATTAATCCAGTTTGTATGACTGCACATAAATGCCTGATTTTGGGAGTGTTGTTAGTCAAATACATAAAGATATAAACACTGTTCTTTTCCCGTTTAATCAAATTAACTGTGTTCAATAAAATCCCATAAAATagacatttttaaatgtcttgttttttaatgttttgttggaccaaacccaaagatattctcTTTACGATgataaaaaacagagaaaaaaagcaacGATGACTTTCACAATGAATTAATAGTCATATCATTTTTCCGTCAATCAATATGATTAAGGCGATGATTTAGTCACTAAATGTCTCAGCTACAGAAAACATAATATAAGCCGttaaactgaaatgaaatgacTGGATTATAAATGCAGCATGGATGTTAATGTGAGATCATTTAATGCTCTCATGTTTCATTCTTTAGGTTGCAGACTGTACCTGCAAACACCAAGTGCAtgcaaacatttacatacacaaaAGCTTGCATACAAAATGCAAACAGGTCTGTATAGTTTCAAAAAGCTTTCATGAGGTTTTGTGCATTCTTGGaaccacacacgcacacacacacacacacacacacacacacacacgcacacacacacacacacatacacacctcagTTACTGGCACAAATGGTTTACCTAAGGGTAGCTTGGTGTGCACTGCTGCACGCGCAGATTTCCAGGTAAAAAAATTTGATGAACTGGTCTTCCTCCAGTTTAAACACTCTGACCAGGGAGTCCCCTCactctgtgcatgtgtatgtgttagGCGGatggatgtgaatggaaacctGACCAGGGagtctcctgtgtgtgtgagtttagcagcagcagagtgagtTTTAGAGGAAAACTGTTTCTGATGCAGCTTCTGAAAGACCACAGACCACAGTGATGCACAACCACACAGACATAAAGACACATCATGAGGCAGACAGGGATACAGTCAGCTGTATAAATAGACCCACAGGTCAACAGATCAGTATCAGTGACTAGAGAACTCATCATCTCACGCTTAATTTTCTCAGCCTTTTGTGGAGGTTGCTCTTTTTACATTACAGTCTACGATAATTTGTGTCAACGTTAGTCATCCGATATGTCTTCGTGTTGTGGATCATTGTGTCTACTGATCTTACTGGGAGTTGCATTGGCATCTGGGATTCCATGCCAGTTCGCTGGGAACCTGAAAGACACCCctgactccattgtagatgtgCTGGTGAGTTTCCTTGTGGTGTCCCACAGGGCTCAGTTTTAGAGCCTCTTTGGTATTTCTTTCAGCTTAGCCTCTGCTTGTGATTAAAGGGTTTAAAAGCTAATTTTTAGGTTTATTTAAGGAACCAGTCTTTTAAGATTGCACAGAAGTCGACATTTGAGTACATGTTAAGGGAAGTGTGCACAAATTAAGAGgtgattaatacatttttaatgcattttaaagTGGTGTTTACACTTAACTGCATGGCCTCTATGACCTGCTGCAAATGACACTGGACTAAAATCACAGACATCCTCCACAATGATGCatgctttcactttcatttaTATATTATCAGTTACAAATGACTTTGCTTTAGGTTTTCATAAGTTTCACAAATTACTCATAATAATAAGATATTATCACAAACAGATCTTGTCACCAGTGATTAATAAGCTATCTGACACgtttcaaattttaaaaaaggttgAACTGAAACTAATTAGTCTGCCTGCGGTTTGTTCTGATGCTCATGTACGAAAAACAAAAGTCATGTGTTATTTGATCATCAGATAATACTCactgtgttttgatgtttgCAATAATCTAAATTATAACGGCACAACTTTACACAATCTTTTTTGACAGCAAATAACAGTAATATTCCAGTGATAGTCATATCGTGACTGATGGTGTATCTGTAGTTATCAACAGCTCAGGGTGACTGAATTATAGATTCCTGCAAAGATTGATAGATGTTTATAGCTGCTGATCATATTTGAATCCCATGACACatctctgtatttttttatctAACGATTACAAGAAGTATCCCACGCTCATGGGAAGACAGCAGATCATATCAATAATTACGACCATGGCCTCTCCGGCTTTCCGTAGCCATATATATAATCCTGTAAAACCTTCTTGTTGGataatgaatattttttttacaatgattctttttcttttttatatgtttaattCTCAAATTtcttaaaactaaaaaaactaaATTATAGGAATTATTTCACCCTATTGTCATAATCACAAATCACTTTTTTAATCgttctttaatattttaaaatctaGAAGCCTGGATGTTATTGAAGGGGGAAAAATGGTGAACCTCCTTAGTTGTCCTTGAAGTAATGATCCATACAGCATGGCAAATCTCTCAAAAAtagtttaattttaaaatttttaaaaagggaGTTTTCCATATTAATTGCTACAGACAGAGTTCTCTTCAGTCAGAACGCAGATACTACAATATTGTAAGTGTTCATGTTGTACTGGTTAACCCTTGAATACAAAAAGAAgtatttaattgtgtttttgtttgtgttttagaaCTTGAAGCAGGCAGAAATCGGCAGTAATCCTCTCTTCAGTTCGGTCATCAAGAGCATCAACACCTCCTGCCAGGTACGCCAAGACAAACTCATACATTCTGTCACTActatttgtgttgtgtttctgttagaGTTAATATCTCCACTCAAAAACCCATCAGATAACCATGTGTCGACGAAATTGggttgggtttttttcccccaagaaTTAAGTGTTTAAAGTGTTCTTTACGGGCAGGGAAAAGTCCATAATTTGGAGATACATTGTTGTCACAAGACAGCGAAAGGCAAGCAGCAATTTAAAAAGTCTTCAGTGTTGACAAGATGCAGATTAATGATGCCATCGGGAAGCCTTgatagggaaaataaaatgggaCCAGAATTGAGCCTTGAGGAACTCCAAACCTGACCGGCTGTCAAGGTGTCGAGTTGTCAAGTGTCAAGGCGGCCTTCTATTTCTCAAAGTTAAAACATTAGTGGGCAGTTTATATAATTGTTTGTGACCGATCAATATAcgtatatctatctatctatctatctatctatctatctatctatgttgTAATACAGCAAACTATTGGGAAATCAGTAGTATTTagttaagtattttattttgaataaaacaggaatgtttgcttttgtttaaGCTGCTGAATTTAGTACCTGAAATGTCAAAGTACGTCATCACATTGATACAAGGTGTCGAGTTGTCAGCTGCTGGCTAATTTGACTTTTTAGATTTTGTCCAAGAAGCCAGACATAAAACTGAAGTCACCTGGATATGTGCTGTTAGAAAAATGCCTCATAAGTTTATATATTTTATCCCCTTCCTCATTATTTACAACAGGATCCTAACTGACTCTAAAGcatttcctcctcttccccacAGAGAAAAGTACATCTGATGAACGTCACTCTGGACGTCTACACtcgaatcttcaccagcatcTTGCAGCACAACCAGCACCAAGACAAGACCAGGACACCTCTGCTGGACCAGCTGTCTGACCAGGAAAGCTCTCAGGTGGTTTCGGTCGTGACGGAGCTCCAAAAGAATATGGAGAAGCTGAAGAGA
This genomic window contains:
- the ifng1 gene encoding interferon gamma encodes the protein MSSCCGSLCLLILLGVALASGIPCQFAGNLKDTPDSIVDVLNLKQAEIGSNPLFSSVIKSINTSCQRKVHLMNVTLDVYTRIFTSILQHNQHQDKTRTPLLDQLSDQESSQVVSVVTELQKNMEKLKRRLSHVSHEREDLLSKLNRIDVDDPMVQRKALAQFKEVYQAASVIGYPSCGHAHASSAERR